Proteins from one Hyperolius riggenbachi isolate aHypRig1 chromosome 4, aHypRig1.pri, whole genome shotgun sequence genomic window:
- the LOC137570966 gene encoding hemoglobin heart muscle subunit alpha-type-like isoform X5, which translates to MSLKGAKESPRLFQAHPETKSFFSKFDVTPGSQDLLTHGGKIFNAIGEAVKNVDNLKKYQDLHTNKLKLSMDHMKLMFVAVQEVLSGHFGGDFNQAAWSKFLNEVGAMLISS; encoded by the exons ACTCTTCCAGGCCCACCCCGAGACCAAGTCCTTCTTCAGCAAATTTGACGTGACCCCTGGCTCTCAGGACCTCCTAACCCATGGAGGAAAGATCTTCAATGCCATTGGAGAGGCAGTAAAGAATGTGGACAACCTAAAGAAGTACCAGGACCTCCATAccaacaagctgaaactgagcatGGACCACATGAAG CTGATGTTTGTTGCAGTTCAGGAGGTTCTTTCTGGCCACTTCGGTGGTGACTTCAACCAGGCCGCATGGTCCAAATTCCTCAACGAAGTCGGAGCTATGCTGATCTCTAGCTAA